A genomic stretch from Orcinus orca chromosome 14, mOrcOrc1.1, whole genome shotgun sequence includes:
- the LOC101289647 gene encoding mannose-binding protein A-like, which produces MFLFLSLPVLLLCVVTTSCSETKACEDAQKTCSVVTCGIPVTNGTPGRDGQDGPKGEKGEPGPGLRGLQGPPGKMGPQGNIGNPGLPGPKGQKGDRGDSSVAEAKLADLEGRIRSLKSQLDHIKKLQSFSLGKKSGKMLYVTNGEKMPFSKVKALCAELGATVATPKNAEENKAIQDMAPDIAFLGITDEVTEGQFMYVTGGRMGYSNWKKNEPNNHGSGEDCVLLLRDGLWNDISCSSSFLAICEFPA; this is translated from the exons ATGTTCCTGTTTTTGTCACTTCCTGTCCTCCTTCTGTGTGTGGTGACAACATCCTGCTCAGAAACAAAAGCCTGTGAGGATGCCCAGAAGACCTGTTCAGTGGTGACCTGTGGCATCCCGGTCACCAACGGCACCCCAGGCAGAGATGGGCAAGATGGACCcaagggagaaaagggagaaccaG GGCCAGGGCTCAGAGGCTTGCAGGGCCCTCCAGGGAAAATGGGGCCTCAAGGAAATATAGGGAATCCTGGGCTTCCAGGACCAAAGGGCCAAAAAGGAGATCGTGGAGACAGTTCGG TTGCCGAGGCTAAGCTGGCTGACTTAGAGGGACGGATAAGGAGCCTGAAATCACAACTGGATCACATCAAAAAGT TGCAAAGCTTCTCCTTGGGTAAAAAGTCTGGAAAGATGCTCTACGTGACCAATGGTGAAAAGATGCCTTTTTCCAAAGTGAAGGCTCTGTGCGCTGAGCTTGGGGCCACCGTGGCCACCCCCAAGAATGCTGAGGAGAACAAAGCCATCCAGGACATGGCCCCTGACATTGCTTTCCTGGGCATCACAGATGAGGTGACCGAAGGCCAGTTTATGTATGTAACAGGAGGGAGGATGGGCTACAGCAACTGGAAGAAGAATGAGCCTAATAATCATGGCTCAGGGGAGGACTGTGTCCTCCTCCTAAGAGATGGGCTCTGGAATGACatctcctgctcctcctccttcttggccatctgtgaaTTCCCAGCCTGA